GTAGCGGATTTCTGGCGTTAATGGACGCTGGTCCCGATAAGTTGCGGAAGTTTACGAAGGAACTAGAGAACAGCGGAGGGACGGCTGGAAGGGTATCAAAAGTCCAACTCGATAACTTTAATGGTTCGCTTGTGCAACTGGAGTCCGCGCTGGAAGGGTTAAAGATAGAAGTGTTCTCCCCGTTGCTTCCTACCTTAAAGGACCTCGCCGAAAAGGGAGCGAATGCGGCCTCCGTCTTCAATAAATGGCTCGGAAGTAAAGAGGCGCAAAAGTGGGGAAAGACGACCAAGGACGTATTGGAAGTCGTTGGACCCTTGATTGTCGGAGCTACTACGGCATGGGCTACTTATAAAGCCGTAATGCTAACGGCAACAGCCGCACAGTGGGCGTTTAATACCGCGGCTAGCGCTAACCCAATAGGGCTTGTAGTGGTCGGAATAGGTGCTTTAATTGGAGCGGGGTATCTACTGGTTCAAAACTGGGAGACTGTAAAGGATGCAGGCCGTTCCTTGTGTGTCACTATCAAGAATGGTTTTGCTACAGCGATAAACTGGATCATCGGTGGGCTTAATAGGCTCATTGACGCGATGAATCAAGCGTTCAATATCCAACTGCCTGACTGGATGGCTGACCTAACTGGTGGAAAAGAATTCACGCTTAATATCCCGAAAATAGCCGAAGTTGAAATGGATTACTCGCTTCAACAAGAGAAGATGAGAGATTTCCGTGAGCGGCGCAATATAGGCGTCGGGGATGATGGCTCTCACTACAGCGGCCTTGACTACGTACCTTTTGACGGTTATCGTGCGCGTCTACACAAAGGCGAAAGGGTAATGACTGCGGAGGAGAACCGAGCCAGCAAGGAAGAGCCGTCTAACCCTCCGGTCGATAAACGAAACCCTGTGAACGATGGTGGTTCTAGTTACGCTTCTAATAATGTTACGATTAATGTGCATGCGACCGTAAGAGAAGAAGCGGATATTGATAAGATTACATTAGGGATAGTGCATCGGTTGGTAGAGGTTTGTTAATTAGACAGCCGCAGACAAATTCCTCTCAATCATGGCACGCAAAATCAGCAAGCAAGTGTAAACGAGGTGATGACGATGGCAAACGGTATCCAATTCTGGCTCTCTTACAATAACGGGGCGGAACGCCTGCAACTCCCGGTCAACCCCGACTCTATCAAAATATCGAGTGATTTCGGCTATCAAGACGTTGAAGTCTCGCACTTAGGTGAATTTACCGTTATCGGTGATCCCAAGTTGCGAGACTTTTCATTTTCATCATTCTTTCCACGCGATTATCACCCGTCCTATTGCGAGTACGAAGGCTTTCCCGATCCGTGGTCAGCTAGAGAGATGCTAGAGAGGTGGCGCGACTCACGCAAGCCGTGCCGCCTGACAATTACGGGAACGCCGATAAATTACGCGGTGACCATCCGCAAGTTCGTTATCGTGCCCGAAAAACACGGAGCGCCCGGTGACATCTACTATGATCTCGAGCTGAAAGAGTACAAGTTCGTAACCATCCGTCAGATTGACATGAACGCGAAGAAAGGCAACGGAACAGCAACAGCGAAAGTGAAAAAGACGACCGCAAGGAGCGGTAAGAAAGACATCCCGAAACCTTACATCGTAAAGAAAGGCGACTGTCTATCAGTGATCGCGGCCAGATACGGACTTAAAACACGTGATATCTACGCCAAGAATAAAGCCGTTGTTGGTCCCGATCCAAACAAAATAAAGCCGGGTCAAAAGTTGGTGTTAGTATGACGTGGGAAGTGCATTATGACGGCGCGCCTTTGTTAGTCCAAAGCGCTACATGGTCCGGTGATATTACGCAGCCAGCCCGCACCTTGGAGATATCTTTCGTCAATACGGTGGACGGCCGTAAAAAAGCTGTCCCCGTAGAGCTCGGTAAGGAGTTACGTCTCTACAGTAATGGACATGAACTATTTCGAGGCCTGACGTTTAAGCATAATATCAATGATCGCGGGAGCATGAGCGTTACGGCGTACGATGATAATATCTATCTTGCGAAGAATCAGGACACGCAGATATTTCGTAACATGAAGGCGAGCGCCATTGCGCAGAAACTATGTAAACAGTTTGATATTGCAGTCGGTAAAATCGACGACACGGGGTACGTAATACCCAAGCTTGTACTTCGAAATAAATCCATATGGGACATGATGATTACAGCGCTAACGGTTACGCAGAAGCAGACCGGCCGGCGTTTTTTTATTTGCTCGAAGGATGGCAAGTTTAATCTGTTATCGCGGAAAGAACAACCCGTCCGGTGGGTGCTCGAAAATGGCGTTAATATACTGGACGCGTCATACTCGCAGTCGATCGAAGAACTACGAACGCAGGTCAAGGTGACGGGCGGGGACGACAAGAAAAAGCCGTTGGTGGCTGTGGTCAAAAACGACGCACTCATACAACGATTTGGCATTATGCAACACCTCGAAAGTGCCGATTCGGATAAAACCCGTTCCCAAATCGAGCAACTGGCGAAGCAACTCCTAAAAGACCTCGGTACTATTCACGACGAGGCGACCGTCAATGCGTTAGGGATTGATACAGTGTACGCGGGAGTAGGCGTCTATGTACAAGAGTCGATGACGGAGATAATCGGAGGTTACTACGTTTCAACCGATAGTCATACGTTTGAGAGCGGTAAACACACGATGTCACTTACGTTGAGCGCGACGGATGATCTTCCGACGTTGAAATACGATCCACCACCGGAAGACAAGGCGAAGAAGAAAAAGAAGAAGAAACGGAAGGGGCGGAAGTCTGTTGTCGACGAAATCCTCAAAAAGACTCCAAGAGCCTAGTCGGCTGGAAGGCGGGGGACCGAGCCAGTTTCGACAGCTCATCCAACAGATCGGATACAACAAGGGCGTGGACATCGAGCTCGGCACTGTCGTTGCTCCTCCGCCAGCTATACGAGTTACGGTCGATAACGATGAAAAGCTCGAACTGTTAGCGGAGGACTTGATCGTTGCGGAGCATTTGACGCGACATAAACGGAAAGTGATGTTAACTAGTGAAACAGTGCGCGAAGCTATGACGAAGGCAGGCTATACGCCTCATGTGCATGATATTACGGAGTTGGTTATCGAAGGCGAGATCGAGTTCACCGACGAGCTGAAAGCGGGCGATCGCGTTATCATCCAGTCTATTGACGAAGGCCAAACGTATATCATTCAAGATCGGGCGGTGATCTATAATGGCGCTTAGTCCGTTGCAACGACTAGAGGAACGAGTGATCCAATCGGAGCCAGACACACAGCCAACGTTAACCTATTCGTTAGATTTCGATACGGGTGATATCGGCGGCATGATCGACGGCGAAACGGCCATCCGTCAGTTTATTCGGAAGGTTATTATGACGGCGCGATTTCGGTTTCCGATCTACGACGGCGAGTACGGCTGTGAACTCATAGACTTAATCGGGCAGGATTTACCGATGGAGCTTTTGCGGTCGGAGATACCC
This is a stretch of genomic DNA from Brevibacillus laterosporus DSM 25. It encodes these proteins:
- a CDS encoding phage tail tape measure protein — encoded protein: MSRVAALSSASAGDLAKLTTKAKELGASTVFSASQAAEGMQFLAMAGYKTNEIIAAMPGLLDAAAAGQTDLGTTADIVSNILSGFGIAAGDTGRVADVLTKAFTSANVDLQMLGYTMKYAAPWAKALGVSLEETAAAAGILGNAGIQAEQAGTTLRGLFARFAKPPKEAAEALDKLGVKLFDSKGKMKSLATILGELQNAMKGMSSEQKTSLASIIAGLEAGSGFLALMDAGPDKLRKFTKELENSGGTAGRVSKVQLDNFNGSLVQLESALEGLKIEVFSPLLPTLKDLAEKGANAASVFNKWLGSKEAQKWGKTTKDVLEVVGPLIVGATTAWATYKAVMLTATAAQWAFNTAASANPIGLVVVGIGALIGAGYLLVQNWETVKDAGRSLCVTIKNGFATAINWIIGGLNRLIDAMNQAFNIQLPDWMADLTGGKEFTLNIPKIAEVEMDYSLQQEKMRDFRERRNIGVGDDGSHYSGLDYVPFDGYRARLHKGERVMTAEENRASKEEPSNPPVDKRNPVNDGGSSYASNNVTINVHATVREEADIDKITLGIVHRLVEVC
- a CDS encoding LysM peptidoglycan-binding domain-containing protein, with protein sequence MANGIQFWLSYNNGAERLQLPVNPDSIKISSDFGYQDVEVSHLGEFTVIGDPKLRDFSFSSFFPRDYHPSYCEYEGFPDPWSAREMLERWRDSRKPCRLTITGTPINYAVTIRKFVIVPEKHGAPGDIYYDLELKEYKFVTIRQIDMNAKKGNGTATAKVKKTTARSGKKDIPKPYIVKKGDCLSVIAARYGLKTRDIYAKNKAVVGPDPNKIKPGQKLVLV
- a CDS encoding XkdQ/YqbQ family protein, translated to MTWEVHYDGAPLLVQSATWSGDITQPARTLEISFVNTVDGRKKAVPVELGKELRLYSNGHELFRGLTFKHNINDRGSMSVTAYDDNIYLAKNQDTQIFRNMKASAIAQKLCKQFDIAVGKIDDTGYVIPKLVLRNKSIWDMMITALTVTQKQTGRRFFICSKDGKFNLLSRKEQPVRWVLENGVNILDASYSQSIEELRTQVKVTGGDDKKKPLVAVVKNDALIQRFGIMQHLESADSDKTRSQIEQLAKQLLKDLGTIHDEATVNALGIDTVYAGVGVYVQESMTEIIGGYYVSTDSHTFESGKHTMSLTLSATDDLPTLKYDPPPEDKAKKKKKKKRKGRKSVVDEILKKTPRA
- a CDS encoding DUF2577 domain-containing protein encodes the protein MSTKSSKRLQEPSRLEGGGPSQFRQLIQQIGYNKGVDIELGTVVAPPPAIRVTVDNDEKLELLAEDLIVAEHLTRHKRKVMLTSETVREAMTKAGYTPHVHDITELVIEGEIEFTDELKAGDRVIIQSIDEGQTYIIQDRAVIYNGA
- a CDS encoding DUF2634 domain-containing protein; this encodes MALSPLQRLEERVIQSEPDTQPTLTYSLDFDTGDIGGMIDGETAIRQFIRKVIMTARFRFPIYDGEYGCELIDLIGQDLPMELLRSEIPRVITEALIYDDRIDDVYDFEIEREADKLFVSFYVDTTDGLTIEVVEGV